AATGACTTGATTTTGTTATAAGCATGTTCATTTTTTTGAATATAATATGAAGCACCAAATTTTAATGACTTAGATACAATGTTCATTTTCTCTTGAGCAGAAAAAAGTATAACTTTAATATCTTTATTAAATTTTTTGATTTTTTGTAATGTTTGAATACCGTTCATTCCATCCATTTCATAATCTAAAATTACAACATCAGGTGCCAACTTTATATTTTGAATACAATCCTCTCCTGAATTAAAAGATTTGATATTATTATAATTATCAATGTTTAGATTATATTTTAATAATTTATGATAAATAGGATCATCATCTACAACAAATATTAAAGGGTTTTTATTTAAAGTTTGATTTTTCATAATTTAATAAATCAATTTACAAGTATCTTTTTAGCTATTTTTATACCATTTGCCATTAATCATAAAATATACTAATTATCAGTCTTTTAAAGCAAATGGCAAACATATATACGTTCTTAAATAGAGATGGAATTTCCCATTGTTAGAATTTTTATTATTTTTCTAAAAAAATATTCCTATTTTTAGAGTAATTCCTTATCTTGTTTTTTTTTTAATACTATTCCATTTAATAGAAAAGAAATTATTATGTCAGCATTTAAAATTTTCATTGTAGAAGATGATATTATGTATGGTGAAATTTTGGAATTTAACCTGAAACTCAATCCTGATTATGAAATAGAAAGATTTACAACAGGAAAAGAAGTTCTTAAAAATCTTTACAAAAATCCATCAGCAATTTCACTTGATTATTCATTACCTGACATGACAGGACATGAAGTTTTAGAAAAAATACAAAAAAGTAATCCTGAAATCCCTGTGATTGTTGTGTCAGGACAAGAATCTGTTAACACAGCAGTTGATATGTTAAAAAAAGGAGCTTATGAATATATAGTAAAAGATGAAGATACTAAAGATAGGCTTTGGAATACATTAAACAAAATTCGCGAAAACACTAAGTTAAAACAAGAAATATCAGACCTAAAAGATGAGATAGGGAAAAAATATGAATTCAATAAAGTTATAAAAGGTAATAGCCCTCAAATTAAAAATGTATTTAAATTAATGGAAAAGGCTATAAAAACCAATATAACTATTTCACTTACAGGCGAAACAGGTACAGGAAAAGAAATTGTTGCAAAAGCTATACATTATAATTCCAAAAGAAGTAAAAAGCCATTTATTGCTTTTAATGTTTCTGCCGTTCATAATGACCTTATGGAGAGTGAACTTTTCGGACACGAAAAAGGAGCATTTACAGGAGCAAATTCAAGAAGAATTGGTAAGTTTGAAGAAGCAAGTAAAGGGACTATTTTTCTTGATGAAATTGCAGAAATGAATACTAATATGCAAACAAAGTTGTTACGTGTCATTCAAGAAAAAGAATTGACTAGAGTTGGTAGTAATTCTGTAATAAAAATTGATGCACGAATAATTGTGGCAACTCATAAAAACCTTGTTGATGAAGTTAAAAAGGGGAATTTTAGAGAAGATCTTTTCTTTAGACTTTTAGGACTTCCTATTGAAATACCTCCATTGCGTGATCGTGGTAATGATATTTTAATTCTTGCGAAACATTTTATTGATGATTTTTGTAAAGAGAATGAAATGGAAAAAATATCTATTTTACCAAAAGCTCAAGAAAAACTTATGAGTTATGCTTTCCCCGGTAACGTTAGAGAACTAAAAGCTATAATGGAACTTTCAGCAGTAATGAGCTCAAATACGAGCATTGAGGAAGATGATATATCCTTTAATTCAACAAGATCAATGTCTAATTTTATGCTTGAAGAAAATACTTTGAAAATCTATACAATTAAAATAATCAAGCATTATTTAAACAAATATGATAATAACATTTTGAAAGTTGCAGAAATATTAGATATTGGCAAATCAACTATTTACAGAATGCTAAAAAATAATGAAATCAAATAATTTTATTTAATTTCTAAAAATAAAAATATGCAAGAAGAAAAACTTTATAATCTCCTAAACTTAACAAACATGATTGGAACAGAAAAAGAATCTATCCAAGAATTTGTTAAAATATTTATAAAACTTGCTAATGAAACTTTAGAAGATATCAATTCAAATTTTGATAAAAAAAACTATGTTAAAGTTGGAGAATTGGCACATAAATTAAAAGCATCAATTGACATAATCGGTATAAGCTCACTTAAAAATAATATTCGAGAAATCGAAAATAATGGAAAAGAAGAAACAAATATTGATAAAATTCCAAATTTGATTGAAAAATTGAATGATGTTATTAATAAAACAATAGTTCAGTTAGAGAAAGACATACTTTAGGGGGGTTCTAATAATTCTTCATTACAAACCAAGAAATAAAATAGCCAAACCGCTCAACAAAATTGTTGCACCGGCAATAGCATGAGTATATTTTTCAAACTTTTTTAAAGGAAGGAAATTGATTCCAAAAAAGGCAAGTAAAACAATGCTTAGCATTGTAAGTATTGTTACAAATGAGAATACTGCAATAACTGTTATCAATCCTAAAGTATTACCCTCAGAAGCAGGATACACAACAATTGCAATTAAAGGTTCACAAGGTCCCAATACAAAGATTGTAAATAATATCCATGGTGTCAAATTTTTATTATGAGTATGATTATGCTCGTCTTCATGCGTGTGAGAATGGGCATGAATATGTCCTTTTTTATGTAAATGAATATGCTTGTGAGTTTTTTTATTATAAACTCTCCATAAGCCCCATAAGAAATAAATAAGCCCAAAAATTACAAATGCCCATGCCGCCAAATTACCTCTTAATCCTTCAATTCCATTTATTTTTGAAATTCCAAAACCAAGAGCAACTCCAATTAATGCTATTGCAATAGAACTTCCTACATGCCCAATACCACAAACAATTGTTATCCATGTGGTTTTTATCCATGACCATTTTCGTGCTTTTGATAAAACAATAAATGGCAAATAATGATCGGGTCCCATTAAAGTATGTAAAAATGCAATAGAAGCTACTGATAAACTTAATATTTTAATTTCTTCTGTCATTGTTTTTTTATTACAGCAAATATAAGAAATGTATTTATAGAACATCCCTATATTTATACTCCTTGCTAAACTCCTTTGTTCACCCTGTTAAATCCACTTTTTGGAAGGCTACGCTTTATTGAACAGGGTAAACTTCGCGGAAATAAACAAATAAATCAAATAAATTAATCCCTCAAGCAACGAACAGAGATGCCCAACTCCTCACTGTCGTAGTCTCTGCTTACATAGCTGTTATAGTAATACAGTAGCCGGTTCCAGGCATAATCGGCATCGTCCTCAGTCGCACTCCACCAGTAACCGCTGTTTCCAATACTGTAGAACACTCCATCCTCGTCACGGCAGCCACCCGGAAGGGCTGTAAAACCAGATGTGCCAAAATCTGAATCGTTTTCTAATCCTCCACCAGTCCATAAACCTGCATTACCTGCCAATTTGCTACCTTCGTCTGTGCCCCGCCCACCTGTATCATCAGCCTCTGCCTGTGACATGCCGAGTGTCATTTCCAATTCCTTCCACTCATCATCAGTTGGTAAATGCCAGCCAGTGGGGCAAACTTTCTTTGCCGTTTCCCAGTCGTATAGATAACCGTAAGTTTCTACATTTGCATCATTATTATCGTAAGCCCAATAGTTTCCGTTTGATGGTGCATAAGCGAGGTTCTCTGACATCCACCATTGTTCTCCAATTTTTATGGTTTTATATACCTTGCTATCACGGGAATCGGTAAAGGTTCTGGTTGTTTGACATCCCATCAAACCAAACCCCAACAAGAGTAGGACAATTAATTTAAACTTTTTGTGTCGCATTTTTGTCCTCCTTTTTTAATTGTTAATATTCATTTTATTTAACTGTTTTTGTTCAATGTTTCAAACTTGTAGGGTCTTGTACCAATTCTGACTAACGTTAAAATCAGTCGCTGATTTTCAATTGTTTCTAAAATTTCATTTTTTCTCACTTCTTTTCATTTTTTTTACCCACATTTTACGTTAGCAATAGGAATTAATCGGCTCCTCTGATGTGGGGAATGAACGCCAACGGTAAATTGTATGAATAGTTACCGATTACAGAAATCAAATT
The sequence above is a segment of the Bacteroidota bacterium genome. Coding sequences within it:
- a CDS encoding response regulator, which translates into the protein MKNQTLNKNPLIFVVDDDPIYHKLLKYNLNIDNYNNIKSFNSGEDCIQNIKLAPDVVILDYEMDGMNGIQTLQKIKKFNKDIKVILFSAQEKMNIVSKSLKFGASYYIQKNEHAYNKIKSFMNILFNDNQM
- a CDS encoding sigma-54 dependent transcriptional regulator, which encodes MSAFKIFIVEDDIMYGEILEFNLKLNPDYEIERFTTGKEVLKNLYKNPSAISLDYSLPDMTGHEVLEKIQKSNPEIPVIVVSGQESVNTAVDMLKKGAYEYIVKDEDTKDRLWNTLNKIRENTKLKQEISDLKDEIGKKYEFNKVIKGNSPQIKNVFKLMEKAIKTNITISLTGETGTGKEIVAKAIHYNSKRSKKPFIAFNVSAVHNDLMESELFGHEKGAFTGANSRRIGKFEEASKGTIFLDEIAEMNTNMQTKLLRVIQEKELTRVGSNSVIKIDARIIVATHKNLVDEVKKGNFREDLFFRLLGLPIEIPPLRDRGNDILILAKHFIDDFCKENEMEKISILPKAQEKLMSYAFPGNVRELKAIMELSAVMSSNTSIEEDDISFNSTRSMSNFMLEENTLKIYTIKIIKHYLNKYDNNILKVAEILDIGKSTIYRMLKNNEIK
- a CDS encoding Hpt domain-containing protein, translating into MQEEKLYNLLNLTNMIGTEKESIQEFVKIFIKLANETLEDINSNFDKKNYVKVGELAHKLKASIDIIGISSLKNNIREIENNGKEETNIDKIPNLIEKLNDVINKTIVQLEKDIL
- a CDS encoding sulfite exporter TauE/SafE family protein, coding for MTEEIKILSLSVASIAFLHTLMGPDHYLPFIVLSKARKWSWIKTTWITIVCGIGHVGSSIAIALIGVALGFGISKINGIEGLRGNLAAWAFVIFGLIYFLWGLWRVYNKKTHKHIHLHKKGHIHAHSHTHEDEHNHTHNKNLTPWILFTIFVLGPCEPLIAIVVYPASEGNTLGLITVIAVFSFVTILTMLSIVLLAFFGINFLPLKKFEKYTHAIAGATILLSGLAILFLGL
- a CDS encoding FISUMP domain-containing protein, whose product is MRHKKFKLIVLLLLGFGLMGCQTTRTFTDSRDSKVYKTIKIGEQWWMSENLAYAPSNGNYWAYDNNDANVETYGYLYDWETAKKVCPTGWHLPTDDEWKELEMTLGMSQAEADDTGGRGTDEGSKLAGNAGLWTGGGLENDSDFGTSGFTALPGGCRDEDGVFYSIGNSGYWWSATEDDADYAWNRLLYYYNSYVSRDYDSEELGISVRCLRD